AGTGTCCACAGGCTGGGGACATGTGGACAACTGCGGCTCGAGGCGGGAGCCCACGGAGGTCACGATGAGGTCTCCACGTCACGCACAGCTGGGGAGAACCCTGTGGACAACTGTGGACGAGGGGTCGTCGATCGGGGCGGACCGTGCTCGACGGGGGGTGTCGACGGGCCACCTGCAGAGCAGCGAGGCTCAGCCGACCTGCTGCTTGATGCGGTTGGTCAGCTCGGTGACCTGGTTGTAGATCGCTCGTCGCTCGCCCATGAGCTCACGGATCTTGCGCTCGGCGTGCATGACCGTCGTGTGGTCGCGCCCGCCGAACTGATCGCCGATCTTGGGCAGCGACATGTCGGTGAGCTCGCGGCAAAGGTACATCGCGATCTGGCGTGCCGTGACGAGCAGGCGGGTGCGTGAGGCACTCTGCAGGTCCTCGATGCTCAGCCCGAAGTAGTCGGCCGTCTGCGCCATGATCGTCGCGCTCGAGATCTCGCTGGACTGCTCGTTGGGGATCAGGTCCTTCAGCACGATCTGGGCCAGGCCGATGTCGACCGGCTGCCGGTTGAGGCTGGCGAAGGCCGTGACGCGGATCAGGGCGCCCTCGAGCTCTCGGATGTTGGTGCTGATCCGGCTGGCGATGAACTCCAGGACGTCGGCCGGGACCGACAGCTTTTCCTGGATGGCCTTCTTGCGCAGGATCGCGATCCGGGTCTCGAGGTCGGGCGGTTGCACGTCGGTGAGCAGACCCCACTCGAAGCGGCTGCGCATGCGCTCCTCGAAGCCGGACAGCAGCTTTGGGGGCACGTCCGAGGTGATGACGACCTGCTTGTTGGCGTTGTGCAGGGTGTTGAAGGTGTGGAAGAACTCTTCCTGGGTCTGCATCTTGCCCTGGAGGAACTGGATGTCGTCGATGAGCAGGACGTCGACATCGCGGTACCGGCGCTGGAAGTTGGCGGCCTTGTCGTCGCGGATGCTGTTGATGAAGTCGTTGGTGAACTCCTCGGAGTTCACGTACCGCACCTTGACGTGGGGGTAGAGGCTGCGCGCGTAGTGGCCGATCGCGTGGAGCAGGTGGGTCTTGCCCAACCCGGACTCCCCGTA
The genomic region above belongs to Janibacter limosus and contains:
- the dnaA gene encoding chromosomal replication initiator protein DnaA, encoding MADAVDFSEVWRTTLESLDADGVPVTRRAFLSMARLVGLLDDTALIAVPDDFSKNFVEQRLRRHVTQALSDQLGRPIRLAVTVDPDLADGDSIPPTDGLDPDGLDPQHVALGHDTPRRPRPQGLSSTLPVEDRDDGLVDEDPEPVPVRSRRGRPEPEQVELTRLNPKYIFDTFVIGASNRFAHAAAVAVAEAPAKAYNPLFIYGESGLGKTHLLHAIGHYARSLYPHVKVRYVNSEEFTNDFINSIRDDKAANFQRRYRDVDVLLIDDIQFLQGKMQTQEEFFHTFNTLHNANKQVVITSDVPPKLLSGFEERMRSRFEWGLLTDVQPPDLETRIAILRKKAIQEKLSVPADVLEFIASRISTNIRELEGALIRVTAFASLNRQPVDIGLAQIVLKDLIPNEQSSEISSATIMAQTADYFGLSIEDLQSASRTRLLVTARQIAMYLCRELTDMSLPKIGDQFGGRDHTTVMHAERKIRELMGERRAIYNQVTELTNRIKQQVG